In the Theobroma cacao cultivar B97-61/B2 chromosome 1, Criollo_cocoa_genome_V2, whole genome shotgun sequence genome, one interval contains:
- the LOC18610728 gene encoding F-box protein At4g35930, which yields MGKVSPKDREFKTAKKNRRLKSSSSKYLKPGTLAQLRYSKASAAKLCTDLGRKRVAVLDAKKPEDDNLLIENTVIERSPLMLSPVDLHKQNSMVRTPKTPRPEDFESESRLESLPMDLLVKILCHLHHDQLRAVFHVSQRIRKAVCLARQFHFNYTTPDRSRQEMLSTMTPRPTEHWPFMSKGDGKSILMRSPHTPKAPRHGPRPPSRVKVTELRQIAAVLFQDSGFPSRCMVPSVIPKPLCKSLASNRVLFYEDELCQAVAQNKLR from the exons ATGGGAAAAGTGTCTCCAAAAGATAGGGAATTTAAGACAGCTAAGAAGAACAGGCGATTGAAGAGTTCAAGCAGTAAGTATCTGAAACCAGGCACTCTTGCTCAGCTTCGATACAGCAAGGCTTCGGCTGCCAAGTTGTGTACCGATCTTGGGAGGAAAAGGGTGGCTGTATTAGATGCCAAGAAACCAGAGGATGATAAtcttttgattgaaaataCGGTTATTGAGAGAAGCCCTTTGATGTTATCGCCCGTAGATTTGCACAAACAGAATAGTATGGTGAGGACTCCAAAGACACCTCGACCAGAAGACTTCGAATCAGAGTCAAGGCTTGAGTCTCTTCCTATGGATTTACTG GTTAAAATACTTTGTCACTTGCATCATGACCAGCTGAGGGCGGTTTTTCATGTTTCACAAAGGATAAGAAAGGCT GTTTGCCTTGCAAGGCAATTTCACTTTAATTACACAACACCTGATCGCTCCAGGCAGGAGATGCTGAGTACAATGACACCAAGGCCAACAGAACACTGGCCCTTTATGAG CAAGGGTGATGGGAAAAGTATTTTGATGCGGAGCCCACACACTCCAAAAGCTCCAAGGCATGGTCCACGGCCACCTTCTCGTGTTAAAGTCACTGAGCTGAGGCAAATTGCTGCTGTGCTCTTCCAGGATTCAGGATTCCCATCCAGATGCATGGTACCGTCTGTTATCCCAAAGCCATTATGCAAATCTTTGGCTTCCAATAGAGTGCTATTCTATGAGGATGAGTTATGCCAGGCTGTTGCTCAAAATAAGCTTCGTTGA